Proteins found in one Crassostrea angulata isolate pt1a10 chromosome 3, ASM2561291v2, whole genome shotgun sequence genomic segment:
- the LOC128177504 gene encoding uncharacterized protein LOC128177504 yields the protein MQIVQVCQVLLSVSVAITTVSFTAGFECAQCADIRYAKIMKNTIPDLKLNIGSLNLTSNRLCKSAQGVPVVKCQQSSTSGSNVNRCVHYNGALDMTIKVGTSGEVNVVYEGTYRDCVLESISASGSCMDQITVLPDDNKLRAAALKTSPYNLSGYSVTAEFNGRKCVSDMKGMFQNVNKSPLIVAMTGCNILAIVVSYIISKVYF from the exons ATGCAAATTGTTCAAGTTTGTCAAGTATTATTATCAGTCAGTGTTGCCATAACTACAGTATCATTCACCGCAG gttTTGAATGTGCACAATGCGCAGATATAAGATATgcgaaaattatgaaaaataccaTACCTGATCTCAAGCTGAATATTGGATCCTTAAATTTAACATCAAACCGGCTATGCAAGTCTGCACAGGGTGTTCCAGTTGTTAAATGTCAACAAAGTTCCACAAGTGGATCCAACGTTAATCGATGTGTTCATTACAATGGAGCGCTCGACATGACAATTAAAGTCGGCACATCAGGAGAGg TTAACGTCGTCTATGAAGGAACATATCGAGATTGTGTCCTGGAAAGTATCTCTGCTAGTGGCTCCTGCATGGACCAGATCACTGTTCTCCCAGACGATAACAAACTACGTGCTGCTGCATTAAAAACTTCGCCGTACAATTTGAGTGGTTATTCCGTCACCGCCGAATTCAATGGGAGAAAATGTGTGTCGGATATGAAAGGGATGTtccaaaatgtaaataaatccCCTTTGATTGTTGCAATGACCGGCTGTAATATACTTGCCATTGTTGTTTCATACATCATCAGTAAAgtgtatttttaa
- the LOC128177496 gene encoding LOW QUALITY PROTEIN: integrin beta-like protein C (The sequence of the model RefSeq protein was modified relative to this genomic sequence to represent the inferred CDS: inserted 2 bases in 1 codon) has product MILTVLLLSLVPLAKSDHFRGGTISWQPTGVGYEVQFSFRLGWAYNRGPGCTPSLIGSLVTGMNTSYWQCTSGCSSTQNLDNVNYICTGASVQENWEQGERTFNYVFPGEGPFVVEFASCCWISLDYGSGSSWSIQTTVNLATRTDINQPNSSPVTTGKPLYTVQYGCQIAIQIPVADANDDIVRCRWSKGSECVSVCSSLPSATLDEETCTIFFPSTHTVNGMYAVAXFPRSNISIGGTTYTPNDPMTSVNLQFLIQTASLSGGCDERPKFVNDTPSEGTVFNVITGQTIHIPFYVISNATISRVDVTSPAGMTYTSPQPFPGRPGVVFVNTTWTPTAIQIGSHILCAIAEDINGKASDSRCVEIRVTDISPCVEQPCANNGTCIRLGMTQNFTCICLSGYTGDRCQTEIDECTSLPCLNNATCIDDIDLFSCVCRPGFTGIVCETDINECASFPCENNGTCLDRVDQFACACPLGFTGLLCEIDVDECASRPCTFLFDCYDGIRMYDCKLNSLKVAAILLSLALTILIIVLIIYKNKKKYKHVDHSWLSNYLDVRKPDSQPRQVYMPQQQPVPTTKQNLSLSKVFAINESAEINRTDGKL; this is encoded by the exons ATGATATTGACTGTTTTGCTTTTGTCATTGGTTCCTCTTGCCAAATCCGATCATTTTAGAGGTGGTACAATTAGCTGGCAACCAACTGGAGTTGGTTATGAG GTGCAGTTTTCATTCAGATTAGGATGGGCTTATAACAGAGGCCCCGGTTGTACACCCTCACTGATAGGATCTCTCGTCACGGGTATGAATACCTCTTATTGGCAATGTACATCTGGGTGCTCATCAACACAAAACCTGGACAACGTAAACTACATCTGTACAGGCGCTAGTGTTCAAGAAAACTGGGAACAAGGGGAGCGAACCTTCAACTATGTATTTCCCGGCGAGGGTCCATTTGTTGTTGA GTTTGCAAGCTGTTGCTGGATTAGTCTGGACTATGGGTCTGGTTCAAGTTGGTCAATTCAGACAACAGTGAACTTGGCAACAAGAACTGATATTAACCAACCAAACAGTAGCCCTGTTACGACTGGAAAACCGTTGTATAC AGTTCAGTATGGATGTCAAATTGCAATACAAATACCAGTGGCAGATGCAAATGACGACATCGTGAGATGTCGTTGGTCCAAGGGATCTGAATGTGTCTCTGTTTGTTCTTCTTTACCATCTGCGACACTGGATGAG GAGACATGTACGATCTTTTTTCCATCCACTCATACTGTGAATGGAATGTATGCCGTGGC ATTCCCACGTTCGAATATTTCTATCGGTGGTACTACTTATACACCTAATGACCCAATGACATCAGTCAATCTCCAG TTTCTGATACAGACTGCCAGTTTAAGTGGAGGATGTGATGAGAGACCTAAATTCGTCAATGACACACCGTCGGAGGGAACAGTGTTTAATGTGATAACTGGACAGACAATACACATACCATTTTACGTCATTAGCAATGCAAC AATTTCAAGAGTCGATGTTACGTCACCAGCGGGAATGACGTATACGTCTCCTCAGCCGTTTCCTGGACGACCAGGCGTTGTGTTTGTTAATACAACATGGACACCAACTGCCATACAAATTGGATCTCATATCTTATGTGCAATAGCTGAAGACATAAATGG gaaagcaAGCGACTCGCGGTGTGTTGAAATAAGAGTTACAG aTATAAGTCCCTGTGTGGAGCAACCTTGCGCGAATAATGGCACCTGTATTCGCCTAGGAATGACCCAAAACTTCACGTGCATTTGCCTCTCTGGATACACGGGTGACAGATGTCAGACTG aaattgatGAATGTACGAGCCTACCTTGTCTGAACAATGCAACATGCATTGATGACATCGATTTATTTTCCTGTGTGTGTCGACCCGGATTTACTGGCATCGTATGCGAAACAG ATATTAATGAATGTGCGAGTTTTCCATGTGAAAACAACGGGACCTGTTTGGATCGTGTTGATCAGTTTGCCTGTGCGTGTCCTCTTGGTTTTACAGGCCTATTGTGCGAAATAG ACGTAGACGAATGTGCAAGCCGACCATGTACGTTTTTATTTGACTGCTATGATGGAATACGAATGTACGACTGCAAATTAAATAGTCTCAAAGTAGCTGCAATATTGTTGTCGCTGGCTCTAACGATTTTGATCATTGTTCTGATCATCTACAAGAACAAGAAGAAATATAAACATGTCGATCATTCCTG GCTATCAAACTATTTGGATGTCCGTAAACCAGATTCTCAACCAAGACAAGT TTATATGCCACAACAACAACCAGTACCGACAACAAAGCAAAATCTATCATTATCTAAAGTATTTGCTATCAATGAATCTGCAGAGATCAATAGGACAGATGGAAAATTGTAA
- the LOC128177497 gene encoding uncharacterized protein LOC128177497 isoform X1, with amino-acid sequence MELDYHSTFLVLLLRTYSFWLMTSTCWSLDLRCSKCIHMESSSFYASFVKLPTDPLCTKANYGNLENATIVSCPEKPSGHDEKRFICGDMRGNLTANIQTKLLGIDMNVNVQGSLFYRDCILVDTNVVEGCQQNVIGPMEKAALQELGLTNANVTITNFQGSTCLSAPLDDSQDLSTDYQTVNEATPVNRNPTSGSNTVNLQSRHVVTTTGILFYVYYVISR; translated from the exons ATGGAGTTGGATTACCACAGCACATTTTTGGTTCTACTATTGAGAACTTACTCGTTCTGGCTCATGACTTCGACCTGTTGGTCTTTAG ATTTACGTTGTTCTAAATGCATTCATATGGAATCAAGTAGTTTTTATGCATCATTCGTAAAATTGCCAACCGATCCATTATGTACAAAGGCGAACTATGGGAATTTGGAAAATGCGACTATTGTATCATGCCCAGAAAAGCCCAGTGGTCATGATGAGAAAAGGTTCATATGTGGGGATATGAGAGGGAATCTAACGGCAAATATCCAAACAAAACTGC TTGGAATTGACATGAATGTCAATGTTCAGGGCAGTCTTTTCTATCGAGATTGCATCCTGGTGGACACAAACGTTGTTGAGGGTTGTCAGCAGAACGTCATAGGACCGATGGAGAAAGCTGCGCTACAGGAACTTGGTCTAACTAACGCCAATGTAACGATTACTAACTTCCAGGGTTCTACCTGTCTGTCAGCACCCCTCGATGATTCACAGGATTTGTCAACAG ATTATCAGACAGTCAATGAAGCAACCCCTGTCAACCGAAATCCAACATCCGGGTCAAACACAGTTAACCTTCAATCAAGACATGTTGTCACAACTACCGGTAtattgttttatgtttattacGTCATATCAAGATAG
- the LOC128177497 gene encoding uncharacterized protein LOC128177497 isoform X2, whose translation MELDYHSTFLVLLLRTYSFWLMTSTCWSLDLRCSKCIHMESSSFYASFVKLPTDPLCTKANYGNLENATIVSCPEKPSGHDEKRFICGDMRGNLTANIQTKLLGIDMNVNVQGSLFYRDCILVDTNVVEGCQQNVIGPMEKAALQELGLTNANVTITNFQGSTCLSAPLDDSQDLSTDYQTVNEATPVNRNPTSGSNTVNLQSRHVVTTTESSSMCVTLLT comes from the exons ATGGAGTTGGATTACCACAGCACATTTTTGGTTCTACTATTGAGAACTTACTCGTTCTGGCTCATGACTTCGACCTGTTGGTCTTTAG ATTTACGTTGTTCTAAATGCATTCATATGGAATCAAGTAGTTTTTATGCATCATTCGTAAAATTGCCAACCGATCCATTATGTACAAAGGCGAACTATGGGAATTTGGAAAATGCGACTATTGTATCATGCCCAGAAAAGCCCAGTGGTCATGATGAGAAAAGGTTCATATGTGGGGATATGAGAGGGAATCTAACGGCAAATATCCAAACAAAACTGC TTGGAATTGACATGAATGTCAATGTTCAGGGCAGTCTTTTCTATCGAGATTGCATCCTGGTGGACACAAACGTTGTTGAGGGTTGTCAGCAGAACGTCATAGGACCGATGGAGAAAGCTGCGCTACAGGAACTTGGTCTAACTAACGCCAATGTAACGATTACTAACTTCCAGGGTTCTACCTGTCTGTCAGCACCCCTCGATGATTCACAGGATTTGTCAACAG ATTATCAGACAGTCAATGAAGCAACCCCTGTCAACCGAAATCCAACATCCGGGTCAAACACAGTTAACCTTCAATCAAGACATGTTGTCACAACTACCG AATCAAGTAGTATGTGTGTCACTTTGCTTACCTGA